In Kineococcus sp. NBC_00420, a single genomic region encodes these proteins:
- a CDS encoding SSI family serine proteinase inhibitor gives MTARTKARRAVPAARGGLAAIALAGLAVLGGCGQEQAGSPTMSSSSPSGPSATTTPAERSLTVALDDGNGTRQTWQLACSIDGTVSGDHPDATNACAAIAAAKDPWAPVDKDMACTMIYGGPQVATVQGTWDGVSVDARFVRTDGCEIARWDRLAPLLQPGSVPGGSPGAM, from the coding sequence GTGACCGCACGAACGAAGGCCCGCAGGGCCGTCCCGGCAGCACGGGGCGGTCTCGCCGCGATCGCCCTGGCCGGTCTCGCGGTCCTCGGCGGTTGCGGACAGGAACAGGCAGGGAGTCCCACGATGAGCAGTTCGAGCCCGTCCGGTCCGTCGGCGACGACGACCCCCGCCGAGAGGTCGCTGACCGTCGCCCTCGACGACGGGAACGGCACCCGCCAGACCTGGCAGCTGGCCTGCTCGATCGACGGGACCGTCTCGGGCGACCACCCCGACGCCACGAACGCCTGCGCGGCGATCGCCGCGGCGAAGGACCCGTGGGCACCCGTCGACAAGGACATGGCCTGCACGATGATCTACGGCGGTCCGCAGGTCGCGACCGTCCAGGGGACCTGGGACGGCGTCAGCGTCGACGCCCGCTTCGTGCGGACCGACGGGTGCGAGATCGCCCGCTGGGACCGCCTCGCCCCGCTCCTGCAGCCGGGATCGGTGCCCGGCGGCTCTCCTGGCGCGATGTAG
- a CDS encoding HelD family protein, with protein MSDHDGVLAAEQSHLDHARAELARMREHTLSLVPDGGDAIADEALAWALHRRALSLVDDPSTTLFFGRTDHDDGQRLHIGRRHVTDSHGDPVVIDWRADVSRGFYRATRDDRAGVRLRRRFGVEEGRLTAYEDEHLVDRHEQDHSSAILAREIERPRSGPMRDIVATIQPEQDALVRADAQTTVCVQGAPGTGKTAVGLHRAAWLLYAHRERLTRQGVLVIGPNRAFLSHISAVLPALGEVEVEQRTVTELLTVAGDGRKEVRLRGEEPPSVATLKGDGRMAEVVRRAVWSVVGDPAQVLESGAVVVTRGSRRWRVPGYLVKDLLHELTHRGIRYEAARALLPQRLSHAVLQLFEAAGDSPDDVVQDAVARSAEVRKAVKLLMPAQDAAKVLWRLLSDREFLVANSQDLLTGAERDLLLWPRPPRTAGTAKWTAADSVLLDEIGDQLQRTRSRAHVVLDEAQDLSAMQLRAVGRRCSTGAATVLGDIAQGTTPWSASSWDDVLGHLGKPDGSLEVLDRGFRVPSAVIDYAARLLPRIAPDLSVPTSVRDDPGRLDVLEVPDPVAWSATVTAQLLAEEGSVGVVVAANSLEAVASTLTAAGVEFSRLDEVVEGDVQQRVSLVPASLVKGLEFDRVLVVEPADIVDGEPDERTGLRRLYVSLTRAVTAMVVLHSRELPPELA; from the coding sequence GTGTCCGACCACGACGGCGTCCTCGCCGCCGAGCAGTCCCACCTCGACCACGCCCGTGCGGAACTCGCCCGCATGCGCGAGCACACGCTGTCCCTCGTCCCCGACGGTGGGGACGCCATCGCCGACGAGGCCCTCGCCTGGGCCCTGCACCGCCGCGCCCTCAGCCTCGTCGACGACCCGTCGACGACGCTGTTCTTCGGTCGCACCGACCACGACGACGGCCAGCGCCTGCACATCGGGCGCCGCCACGTCACCGACTCCCACGGCGACCCCGTCGTCATCGACTGGCGCGCCGACGTCTCGCGCGGCTTCTACCGGGCCACCCGCGACGACCGCGCGGGGGTGCGATTGCGCCGCCGGTTCGGGGTCGAGGAGGGCCGGCTGACGGCCTACGAGGACGAGCACCTCGTCGACCGGCACGAGCAGGACCACTCCAGCGCCATCCTGGCCCGCGAGATCGAGCGCCCACGCTCCGGCCCCATGCGCGACATCGTCGCCACCATCCAGCCCGAGCAGGACGCCCTGGTGCGCGCCGACGCCCAGACCACGGTCTGCGTCCAGGGGGCCCCCGGAACCGGGAAGACGGCCGTCGGTCTGCACCGCGCGGCGTGGTTGCTCTACGCCCACCGCGAGCGCCTGACCCGGCAGGGCGTGCTGGTCATCGGGCCGAACCGGGCGTTCCTGTCGCACATCTCGGCCGTGCTGCCCGCGCTGGGTGAGGTCGAGGTCGAGCAGCGCACCGTCACCGAACTCCTGACCGTCGCGGGCGACGGGCGCAAGGAGGTGCGGTTGCGCGGTGAGGAACCCCCCTCGGTGGCCACGCTCAAGGGGGACGGGCGGATGGCCGAGGTGGTGCGCCGGGCGGTGTGGTCGGTCGTGGGCGACCCGGCGCAGGTCCTCGAGAGCGGGGCCGTCGTCGTCACCCGCGGGTCGCGGCGGTGGCGGGTCCCCGGCTACCTCGTCAAGGACCTCCTGCACGAGCTGACCCACCGCGGGATCCGCTACGAGGCCGCGCGAGCCCTGCTGCCGCAACGGCTCTCGCACGCCGTCCTGCAGTTGTTCGAAGCGGCGGGGGACTCCCCGGACGACGTGGTGCAGGACGCCGTCGCCCGCAGCGCCGAGGTGAGGAAGGCCGTGAAGCTGCTGATGCCGGCCCAGGACGCGGCGAAGGTGCTGTGGCGGCTGCTGTCCGACCGCGAGTTCCTCGTCGCGAACTCGCAGGACCTGCTGACCGGGGCCGAACGCGACCTGCTGCTGTGGCCGAGACCCCCGCGCACCGCGGGGACCGCGAAGTGGACGGCCGCCGACAGCGTCCTCCTCGACGAGATCGGCGACCAGCTGCAGCGCACCCGGTCCCGCGCACACGTCGTCCTCGACGAGGCGCAGGACCTCTCCGCCATGCAGCTGCGCGCCGTCGGCCGGCGCTGCAGCACGGGTGCGGCGACCGTCCTCGGCGACATCGCCCAGGGGACGACACCGTGGTCGGCGAGCAGCTGGGACGACGTGCTCGGCCACCTCGGGAAACCCGACGGCAGCCTCGAGGTCCTCGACCGGGGTTTCCGCGTCCCCTCGGCCGTCATCGACTACGCGGCGAGACTGCTGCCCCGCATCGCTCCCGACCTCTCCGTCCCGACGTCGGTGCGTGACGACCCCGGGCGCCTCGACGTCCTCGAGGTTCCCGACCCGGTGGCGTGGTCGGCGACGGTCACCGCGCAACTGCTGGCCGAGGAGGGTTCCGTCGGTGTGGTCGTGGCGGCGAACTCGCTCGAGGCGGTGGCCTCGACGTTGACCGCGGCGGGGGTCGAGTTCTCCCGGCTCGACGAGGTCGTCGAAGGTGATGTGCAGCAACGGGTGTCGCTGGTCCCGGCGAGCCTGGTCAAGGGTCTGGAGTTCGACCGGGTGCTCGTCGTGGAACCCGCCGACATCGTCGACGGGGAACCCGACGAGCGCACCGGCCTGCGCCGCCTCTACGTGAGCCTCACCCGCGCGGTCACCGCGATGGTGGTGCTGCACTCCCGGGAACTCCCGCCGGAACTCGCCTGA
- a CDS encoding ribose-phosphate diphosphokinase, which yields MRDIALFSGSAHPELARAVAAEMGIALSPTRVSRFSNDCLEVQLEANCRQRDVYIIQPLVPPVQEALVELLLMLDAAKHASAGRVTAVMPHYAYARSDKKDAGRISIGGRLVADLLETAGADHVLAMTLHSPQVHGFFRIPVDHLHALHQLATHFDGDDLSNTVVVSPDLGYAKPAAAFARMLGCGVAAGAKQRFPDDRVVIANVIGEVTGKDVIVLDDEIAKGSTVFELVARLKELKVASIRVACTHGIFAGDALDRLIKHPDIDEVVCTDTVPLRGGPRPGLSVISVAPALATAIRHIHEGESVSALFQH from the coding sequence CTGCGAGACATCGCCCTCTTCAGTGGCTCGGCCCATCCCGAGCTGGCCCGGGCGGTGGCCGCGGAGATGGGCATCGCCCTCTCCCCCACCCGGGTGAGCCGCTTCTCCAACGACTGCCTCGAGGTCCAGCTCGAGGCCAACTGCCGCCAGCGCGACGTCTACATCATCCAGCCGCTGGTCCCCCCGGTGCAGGAGGCGCTGGTCGAGCTGCTGCTCATGCTCGACGCCGCTAAGCACGCCTCCGCCGGACGCGTCACCGCCGTCATGCCGCACTACGCCTACGCGCGCTCGGACAAGAAGGACGCCGGCCGCATCTCGATCGGCGGTCGCCTCGTGGCGGACCTGCTCGAGACCGCCGGCGCCGACCACGTGCTCGCGATGACCCTGCACTCCCCGCAGGTCCACGGGTTCTTCCGGATCCCCGTCGACCACCTGCACGCGCTGCACCAGCTCGCGACGCACTTCGACGGCGACGACCTCTCCAACACCGTCGTGGTCTCCCCGGACCTCGGCTACGCGAAACCCGCGGCCGCCTTCGCACGGATGCTCGGCTGCGGGGTCGCCGCCGGCGCCAAGCAGCGCTTCCCCGACGACCGGGTCGTCATCGCCAACGTCATCGGCGAGGTCACCGGCAAGGACGTCATCGTCCTCGACGACGAGATCGCCAAGGGCAGCACCGTCTTCGAGCTCGTCGCCCGCCTGAAGGAGCTGAAGGTCGCCAGCATCCGGGTGGCCTGCACCCACGGGATCTTCGCCGGCGACGCCCTCGACCGCCTCATCAAGCACCCCGACATCGACGAGGTCGTCTGCACCGACACCGTGCCGCTGCGCGGCGGCCCGCGCCCCGGGCTGTCCGTCATCTCGGTGGCCCCGGCGCTGGCGACCGCGATCCGCCACATCCACGAAGGCGAGTCCGTCAGCGCCCTGTTCCAGCACTGA
- a CDS encoding rhodanese-like domain-containing protein, whose product MTDSNTFDVDGVRTTTVTDLADDAVIIDVREDDEWEAGHIPSAVHIPMGQVPQRLGDLPDGELHIVCRSGGRSRRTTEWLQRNGYDAVNVDGGMSAWAEAGRGMESSSGQEPFVR is encoded by the coding sequence ATGACCGACTCGAACACCTTCGACGTCGACGGGGTCCGCACCACCACGGTGACGGACCTGGCCGACGACGCCGTGATCATCGACGTCCGTGAGGACGACGAGTGGGAGGCGGGCCACATCCCCTCCGCCGTGCACATCCCGATGGGCCAGGTGCCGCAGCGACTGGGGGACCTCCCCGACGGTGAGCTCCACATCGTCTGCCGCTCCGGCGGCCGCTCGCGCCGGACGACGGAGTGGCTGCAGCGCAACGGCTACGACGCCGTCAACGTCGACGGCGGGATGTCGGCGTGGGCCGAGGCCGGCCGCGGCATGGAGTCGAGCTCCGGTCAGGAGCCGTTCGTCCGCTGA
- a CDS encoding alpha/beta fold hydrolase yields the protein MPPLDRVTLVCVPGTLCPPAAYAECTRDLGVDVRTVGWLEDPPPHDLRTVASRVAALVPGPVVLFGHSTGGVVAALAGQALGERLRGIALCDTGAHMRTQGDVSRVIDRVLTGWGPEFFASFLARSVAKPPDEPLRSLLLGYPARIEPEHAVQALRSQQALDVSQALRGLDVPALVMHGLHDVARPVADAERATRLLPDAELHVLDCGHSPPFERPAEVNDLLRGLLERVAQRTNGS from the coding sequence GTGCCACCGCTCGACCGCGTGACCCTCGTCTGCGTCCCGGGGACGTTGTGCCCCCCGGCGGCCTACGCGGAGTGCACGCGGGACCTGGGAGTCGACGTCCGCACCGTGGGCTGGCTGGAGGACCCACCCCCGCACGACCTGCGCACCGTCGCGTCGCGCGTCGCCGCGCTCGTCCCCGGTCCCGTCGTCCTGTTCGGCCACTCCACCGGCGGAGTCGTCGCGGCGCTCGCGGGGCAGGCCCTCGGCGAGCGGCTGCGCGGGATCGCGCTCTGCGACACCGGCGCACACATGCGCACGCAGGGTGACGTCAGCCGGGTCATCGACCGGGTCCTCACCGGGTGGGGCCCGGAGTTCTTCGCGAGCTTCCTGGCCCGTTCGGTGGCGAAGCCGCCCGACGAACCGCTGCGCTCGCTGCTGCTCGGGTACCCCGCCCGGATCGAGCCCGAGCACGCCGTGCAGGCGCTGCGCAGCCAGCAGGCCCTCGACGTCAGCCAGGCGCTGCGCGGCCTCGACGTCCCGGCGCTGGTGATGCACGGCCTGCACGACGTCGCCCGCCCGGTCGCGGACGCCGAACGGGCGACGCGACTGCTGCCCGACGCCGAGCTGCACGTCCTGGACTGCGGGCACTCCCCGCCGTTCGAGCGGCCCGCGGAGGTCAACGACCTGCTGCGGGGCCTGCTCGAGCGGGTGGCTCAGCGGACGAACGGCTCCTGA
- a CDS encoding glucosyl-3-phosphoglycerate synthase — translation MKLPVQTWFDRSTSRARDWPIDRLRAQKAGTRVSVVLPALDEEATVGRVVRMVHRLAHDTGLVDEIIVMDSGSTDDTARVATEAGATVHHRDEVLPEVGSRPGKGEVLWKSLAVTTGDVVVFVDADLVDPQPQLVTGLLGPLLTDPTVELVKGCYDRPLEGAGSTSGGRVTELVARPLISRFYPDLAGMVQPLAGEYAGRRRLLEAIPFCGGYGVEIAMLIDTLELRGLPAIAQVDLGRRQHSHQDTAALGRMATQITHVVHQRASGERSDAPSITQFARDGYGHYAPVTHVLDTAERPPMNTVAGYARRTAKVS, via the coding sequence GTGAAGCTGCCCGTGCAGACCTGGTTCGACAGGTCGACGTCCCGTGCGCGGGACTGGCCCATCGACCGCCTCCGCGCCCAGAAGGCCGGCACCCGGGTCAGCGTGGTGCTGCCCGCCCTCGACGAGGAGGCCACCGTCGGGCGGGTCGTCCGGATGGTCCACCGACTGGCCCACGACACCGGTCTCGTCGACGAGATCATCGTCATGGACTCCGGCTCCACCGACGACACCGCACGGGTCGCCACCGAGGCCGGCGCGACCGTCCACCACCGCGACGAGGTCTTGCCCGAGGTCGGGTCCCGCCCCGGCAAGGGCGAGGTCCTGTGGAAGTCCCTCGCGGTCACCACCGGCGACGTCGTCGTCTTCGTCGACGCCGACCTCGTGGACCCCCAGCCGCAGCTCGTCACCGGCCTGCTCGGCCCGTTGCTCACCGACCCCACGGTCGAGCTGGTCAAGGGCTGCTACGACCGCCCGCTCGAGGGCGCCGGGTCCACCTCGGGCGGTCGGGTCACCGAACTCGTCGCCCGACCGCTGATCAGCCGCTTCTACCCGGACCTGGCCGGGATGGTCCAGCCCCTGGCCGGGGAGTACGCCGGGCGCCGCCGCCTGCTCGAGGCGATCCCCTTCTGCGGCGGGTACGGCGTCGAGATCGCCATGCTCATCGACACCCTGGAACTGCGCGGACTCCCGGCGATCGCCCAGGTCGACCTCGGCCGCCGCCAGCACAGCCACCAGGACACCGCGGCCCTGGGCCGGATGGCCACCCAGATCACCCACGTCGTGCACCAGCGCGCCTCCGGGGAGCGCTCCGACGCGCCCTCGATCACCCAGTTCGCCCGCGACGGCTACGGCCACTACGCCCCCGTCACCCACGTCCTCGACACCGCGGAACGTCCCCCGATGAACACCGTCGCGGGCTACGCCCGGCGCACCGCGAAGGTCTCCTGA
- a CDS encoding ATP-binding protein, giving the protein MPATHWATFAHDAASVPRARHVVRGVLDGAGLDEMATAEIEIVLSEIVGNAIRHARPLGDGAIHVQCEITVEVQPHVEIAVTDGGSPGRMVHQRVAGESDTSGRGLFIVDGLADEWGVVENLENLSRTVWASFGGPTRHHPH; this is encoded by the coding sequence GTGCCGGCCACGCACTGGGCGACCTTCGCCCACGACGCGGCGTCGGTGCCACGGGCACGACACGTCGTCCGGGGTGTCCTCGACGGGGCGGGTCTCGACGAGATGGCCACGGCCGAGATCGAGATCGTCCTCTCGGAGATCGTGGGCAACGCCATCCGGCACGCCCGGCCCCTCGGCGACGGCGCCATCCACGTGCAGTGCGAGATCACCGTCGAGGTGCAGCCGCACGTCGAGATCGCCGTGACCGACGGCGGCTCGCCCGGTCGGATGGTCCACCAACGCGTCGCGGGGGAGTCCGACACCAGCGGTCGGGGGTTGTTCATCGTCGACGGCCTCGCCGACGAGTGGGGTGTCGTGGAGAACCTCGAGAACCTCAGCCGCACGGTGTGGGCCTCCTTCGGCGGTCCGACGAGGCATCACCCGCACTGA
- a CDS encoding SpoIIE family protein phosphatase gives MDSSAAIPALERLHRTATELAAALDVREAVTAVLRTGRDVLATSTCGVSLLDETGTVLVPQLPAEGDLTGLGVGRPVPLASATPSAEAARTSRPVLLHDRAELAARFGGGPGGLNDSVLAQGEHSWAMYPLLARGKLVGVLRFGFTREGSLDGEQQVFAATLAGQCALAVERASLLREARISERRYRTLAEAGSLDVFTVRPGHGVTGTMPGWTALTGRADVGGRAWQHDVHPDDLPAVLRTFRDAVAARSGTRFRFRIATPDGWRTLAAVAVPVLSEPTAPDSEVLEWVGSLDDVTDRARATRRTRTLQALTAAIATATTYPELLDAVLRVCLDGLGAVRATVLLADGEGSALSLHRMLTDRERRTGQVPEVTLEQLTAFAGASGRYLVGARGIAGLSDVVRGNFEAAHAAGETAWAVLPLATRRRRLGTLTLGFTEPGVDDEEEREFLLAFAGQVSSALERMQLLETERDQATVLQEALRPGPLPDVDWLATHRSATTSAGVEVGGDWAEIIPLSGDRVAVVLGDVMGRGVRAATVMGEVRTQVRTLALIDPHPTAVLRGLDACAAAGGGEDLVTIFYGVLHRDGRLSAASAGHLPPLTCSEGPHYLDVPPGVPIGVEGDPRRDVLDVRLAPGSALVVFSDGLVETRTRSLTEGLAEVLGHFHDQAYGTPAEIVEALVAQMVETGETGDTGGAADDDVTVLGLRLR, from the coding sequence GTGGACTCGTCGGCGGCCATCCCTGCCCTCGAGCGACTGCACCGCACCGCCACCGAACTCGCCGCGGCGCTCGACGTCCGAGAAGCCGTCACCGCCGTGCTGCGCACCGGGCGCGACGTCCTCGCCACCAGCACCTGCGGGGTCTCCCTGCTCGACGAGACGGGGACCGTCCTGGTCCCGCAGCTGCCCGCCGAGGGCGACCTCACCGGCCTCGGCGTCGGACGGCCCGTCCCGCTGGCCTCCGCGACGCCCAGCGCCGAAGCGGCCCGCACGTCGCGTCCGGTGCTGCTGCACGACCGTGCCGAGCTGGCGGCCCGCTTCGGGGGCGGACCCGGCGGGCTCAACGACAGCGTCCTGGCCCAGGGCGAGCACTCCTGGGCGATGTACCCGCTGCTGGCTCGCGGGAAGCTCGTCGGCGTCCTCCGGTTCGGCTTCACCCGCGAGGGGTCCCTCGACGGGGAGCAGCAGGTCTTCGCGGCCACCCTCGCCGGGCAGTGCGCCCTCGCCGTCGAACGGGCCAGCCTGCTGCGCGAGGCCCGGATCTCCGAACGTCGCTACCGGACCCTGGCCGAAGCGGGGTCGCTCGACGTGTTCACCGTGCGCCCGGGGCACGGCGTCACCGGGACCATGCCCGGTTGGACCGCGCTCACCGGCCGCGCCGACGTCGGCGGCCGGGCCTGGCAGCACGACGTCCACCCCGACGACCTGCCCGCCGTCCTGCGGACCTTCCGCGACGCCGTCGCCGCGCGCTCCGGGACCCGCTTCCGGTTCCGGATCGCGACCCCCGACGGCTGGCGGACCCTCGCCGCCGTCGCCGTCCCCGTGCTCAGCGAGCCCACCGCCCCCGACTCCGAGGTCCTGGAGTGGGTCGGGTCCCTCGACGACGTCACCGACCGGGCCCGCGCCACCCGGCGCACCCGCACCCTGCAGGCGCTGACCGCCGCGATCGCCACCGCCACGACCTACCCGGAGCTGCTCGACGCCGTCCTGCGCGTCTGCCTCGACGGCCTCGGAGCCGTCCGCGCCACCGTCCTCCTCGCCGACGGCGAGGGGTCGGCCCTGAGCCTGCACCGCATGCTCACCGACCGCGAGCGCCGTACCGGGCAGGTGCCCGAGGTGACCCTCGAGCAGCTCACCGCCTTCGCGGGGGCCAGCGGGCGCTACCTCGTCGGGGCGCGCGGGATCGCGGGCCTCTCCGACGTGGTCCGCGGGAACTTCGAGGCCGCCCACGCCGCCGGCGAGACCGCGTGGGCGGTGCTGCCGCTGGCCACCCGTCGTCGTCGCCTCGGGACGCTGACCCTCGGCTTCACCGAACCAGGGGTCGACGACGAGGAGGAGCGGGAGTTCCTGCTCGCCTTCGCGGGGCAGGTCTCCAGCGCCCTGGAACGGATGCAGCTGCTGGAGACCGAGCGCGACCAGGCCACCGTGCTGCAGGAGGCGTTGCGGCCCGGCCCGTTGCCGGACGTGGACTGGCTCGCGACGCACCGCTCGGCGACGACGAGCGCGGGGGTCGAGGTCGGCGGCGACTGGGCGGAGATCATCCCGTTGAGCGGTGACCGGGTCGCCGTCGTGCTCGGTGACGTCATGGGCCGGGGGGTGCGCGCGGCGACGGTGATGGGCGAGGTCCGCACCCAGGTCCGCACCCTGGCCCTCATCGACCCGCACCCCACGGCGGTGCTGCGCGGCCTCGACGCCTGCGCTGCCGCGGGCGGCGGCGAGGACCTCGTGACGATCTTCTACGGCGTGCTGCACCGCGACGGCCGGTTGTCGGCGGCCAGTGCCGGGCACCTGCCCCCGTTGACGTGCAGCGAGGGCCCGCACTACCTCGACGTCCCCCCGGGGGTGCCGATCGGGGTGGAGGGCGACCCGCGCCGCGACGTCCTCGACGTGCGGCTGGCGCCGGGCAGCGCGCTGGTCGTGTTCTCCGACGGGCTGGTCGAGACCCGCACGCGGTCGCTGACCGAGGGGCTGGCGGAGGTGCTGGGGCACTTCCACGACCAGGCGTACGGCACGCCGGCCGAGATCGTCGAGGCGCTGGTCGCGCAGATGGTCGAGACCGGCGAGACCGGCGACACCGGTGGGGCCGCGGACGACGACGTCACGGTGCTCGGCCTGCGGCTGCGCTAG
- a CDS encoding glycosyltransferase family 2 protein encodes MPPLSPSPTVAVVIPAKDEQDRIAATVRAVRSLPDVDLVVVVDDGSGDATSKAARDAGALVVAHARNRGKAAAMQTGARAVAEFEAARPREGLRARPLLFVDADLADSAVRTWPLALPVLAGAADMTIAVLPRQSTAGGGHGFVVGLSRKGTVAAAGWSPEQPLSGMRCLTRAAFEAALPLAPGWGVETALTIDLLRAGFRVREVPCDLHHRVTGSDWRSQLHRAAQYRDVARALGRRRLADVLRRVTGV; translated from the coding sequence GTGCCACCCCTGAGCCCGTCCCCGACCGTCGCGGTCGTGATCCCGGCCAAGGACGAGCAGGACCGGATCGCCGCCACCGTGCGCGCGGTCCGTTCGCTGCCCGACGTCGACCTCGTCGTGGTCGTGGACGACGGGTCGGGTGACGCCACGTCGAAGGCCGCGCGCGACGCGGGGGCGCTCGTCGTCGCCCACGCCCGCAACCGCGGCAAGGCCGCGGCGATGCAGACCGGCGCCCGCGCCGTCGCGGAGTTCGAGGCGGCCCGCCCGCGCGAGGGGCTGCGCGCCCGTCCGCTCCTCTTCGTCGACGCCGACCTCGCCGACAGCGCCGTGCGGACCTGGCCGCTGGCGCTGCCCGTGCTGGCCGGGGCCGCGGACATGACGATCGCGGTGCTGCCCCGCCAGTCCACCGCCGGGGGCGGGCACGGGTTCGTCGTCGGCCTGTCCCGCAAGGGGACCGTGGCCGCCGCGGGCTGGTCGCCGGAGCAACCGCTGTCGGGGATGCGCTGCCTGACCCGGGCCGCGTTCGAGGCGGCGTTGCCGCTGGCCCCGGGCTGGGGCGTCGAGACCGCGCTGACGATCGACCTGCTGCGCGCGGGGTTCCGGGTGCGCGAGGTGCCCTGCGACCTGCACCACCGGGTCACCGGCTCCGACTGGCGCTCGCAGCTGCACCGCGCGGCGCAGTACCGCGACGTCGCCCGCGCCCTCGGACGGCGCCGCCTCGCCGACGTGCTCCGTCGCGTCACTGGTGTCTGA
- a CDS encoding helix-turn-helix transcriptional regulator has protein sequence MEQNNVAVVDGNRVQVPNDWWGDVLRTVADGDRRMIVEDAAGNRFVVVSEARYRALEEAGRGTAPARPGVSLTAREQEILQMIADGCPGSVVAERLGLAPNTVAQHLASVRRKYGVRSSAAAAAVARQDGLIS, from the coding sequence ATGGAGCAGAACAACGTGGCGGTCGTCGACGGCAACCGGGTCCAGGTCCCCAACGACTGGTGGGGCGACGTCCTGCGGACGGTCGCGGACGGCGACCGCCGGATGATCGTCGAGGACGCGGCGGGCAACCGCTTCGTCGTCGTCTCCGAGGCCCGCTACCGCGCCCTCGAGGAGGCCGGGCGCGGAACCGCCCCCGCCCGCCCCGGGGTCAGCCTCACCGCCCGTGAGCAGGAGATCCTGCAGATGATCGCCGACGGGTGCCCCGGATCCGTCGTGGCCGAGCGCCTCGGCCTCGCCCCCAACACCGTCGCCCAGCACCTCGCCTCGGTGCGTCGCAAGTACGGCGTGCGCTCCTCCGCCGCCGCCGCCGCGGTCGCCCGCCAGGACGGTCTCATCTCCTGA
- a CDS encoding PAS domain-containing protein — protein sequence MSTIDESLSREHHVRRRAEQVRADLEALWGDDLPPGPDPRTTELVDALALDDDHGRTAGLLVQGDAIPFHLLVRLLATSSVGEAVLTELPPELRARVDLAVATVDPLAMAAWAATRGLPQTPSGAFAMHVDPPVIDLDERVSGLLGFPARQHRLPWAESMRNVHPADVGLVADATRHAFEKQASLSMRFRVLHEDGSVLWVSTVGHALAGEDGGTEQVVGFTMPSP from the coding sequence GTGAGCACGATCGACGAGAGCCTGTCCCGGGAGCACCACGTCCGGCGACGCGCGGAGCAGGTGCGCGCGGACCTGGAGGCGCTCTGGGGTGACGACCTCCCCCCGGGCCCCGACCCGCGCACCACCGAGCTGGTGGACGCCCTGGCCCTCGACGACGACCACGGCCGGACCGCCGGCCTGCTGGTGCAGGGGGACGCCATCCCCTTCCACCTGCTCGTCCGCCTGCTCGCGACGAGCAGCGTGGGCGAGGCGGTCCTGACGGAGCTCCCCCCCGAGCTGCGGGCCCGGGTCGACCTGGCGGTGGCGACGGTGGACCCGCTGGCGATGGCGGCGTGGGCGGCGACGCGGGGACTGCCGCAGACCCCGTCCGGGGCGTTCGCGATGCACGTCGACCCCCCGGTCATCGACCTCGACGAGCGGGTGAGCGGACTGCTGGGGTTCCCCGCGCGGCAGCACCGGTTGCCGTGGGCGGAGTCGATGCGCAACGTGCACCCCGCGGACGTGGGGCTGGTGGCCGACGCGACGCGTCACGCGTTCGAGAAGCAGGCGTCGTTGAGCATGCGGTTCCGGGTCCTGCACGAGGACGGCAGCGTCCTGTGGGTCTCGACCGTGGGCCACGCCCTGGCCGGGGAGGACGGGGGGACCGAGCAGGTCGTGGGCTTCACGATGCCCAGCCCCTGA